The following are encoded together in the Pelodiscus sinensis isolate JC-2024 chromosome 22, ASM4963464v1, whole genome shotgun sequence genome:
- the LRRC26 gene encoding leucine-rich repeat-containing protein 26, with translation MAGGRGPATFLAFLLCLPRCPGCPAACSCSGGEVDCSHRALRAVPGDLPANASALWLSNNRIALLRAHAFPAQPALLNLSLRSNLLLSLHSRALAGLGALRALDLSHNYLSVLAPGTLLPFPGLVSLNVAANRLGQLPPEVPSALPRLQELSLHSNALRGLPAGVLRGLPALRALTLHGNPWACTCDIQPLLLWLLGHRDTLRDENLVVCSFPAHLDQFPLLAIGNESFSRCQAGALQPRDYVFFLLVGPASFLASVLLCLLAGSLAVLADHRQRQRRSW, from the exons atggcaggcgggaggggcccggcCACGTTCCTGGCctttctcctctgcctgccgcGCTGCCCCGGCTGCCCAGCCGCCTGCAGCTGCTCCGGGGGGGAGGTGGACTGTAGCCACCGCGCCCTGCGCGCCGTGCCCGGAGACCTGCCGGCCAACGCCAGCGCCCTGTGGCTGAGCAACAACCGCATCGCCCTGCTCCGGGCTCACGCcttccccgcccagccagcgctgctCAACCTCAGCCTGCGCAGCAACCTCCTGCTGAGCCTCCACAGCCGGGCGCTGGCCGGGCTCGGGGCGCTGCGGGCGCTGGACCTGAGCCACAACTACCTCAGCGTGCTGGCGCCCgggaccctgctgcccttcccggGCCTGGTGAGCCTCAACGTGGCAGCCAACCGGCTGGGCCAGCTGCCCCCTGAGGTGCCGAGCGCGCTGCCCCGCTTGCAGGAGCTGTCCCTGCACAGCAACGCCCTGCGGGGCCTGCCCGCCGGCGTCCTGCGGGGCCTGCCCGCCCTGCGCGCCCTGACGCTGCACGGCAACCCCTGGGCCTGCACCTGCGACATCCAgcccctgctcctctggctgctgggccaccgGGACACGCTCCGAG ACGAGAATTTGGTCGTGTGCAGCTTCCCGGCGCACCTGGACCAGTTCCCGCTCCTGGCCATTGGCAACGAGTCCTTCAGCCGCTGCCAGGCCGGCGCGCTGCAGCCCCGGGACTACGTCTTCTTCCTGCTCGTCGGCCCggcctccttcctggccagcgtcctcctctgcctcctggccGGCTCCCTGGCCGTGCTCGCCGACCACCGGCAGAGGCAGCGCCGCAGCTGGTGa